A portion of the Syntrophorhabdaceae bacterium genome contains these proteins:
- a CDS encoding DUF3592 domain-containing protein, with the protein MTKRAKGRNWMLLFVLGGLVVLVYGISLIYEAISSYTWPVCKGKIITSEVSLRKNIKGGSIDKTYTAHVIYEYNVNDILFTNDRIFWGQYNSGIKSLMQNIVDKYPVGKEVSVYYDPRKPKNAVLERNINWATIAIPFFGLIFITIGFIGFKYWDLLNKTQESVKREDLS; encoded by the coding sequence ATGACAAAGAGAGCAAAAGGCAGAAATTGGATGCTCCTATTTGTATTAGGTGGGCTGGTGGTATTAGTGTATGGTATTTCACTCATATATGAGGCCATATCAAGCTACACCTGGCCTGTCTGTAAAGGAAAGATTATCACTTCAGAAGTAAGCCTAAGGAAAAATATCAAAGGCGGAAGTATAGATAAAACATATACTGCCCATGTAATCTATGAATACAATGTAAATGATATATTATTTACAAACGATAGAATCTTTTGGGGCCAATACAATTCAGGAATTAAAAGCCTTATGCAAAATATAGTGGATAAATACCCTGTGGGCAAAGAGGTGTCCGTGTATTACGACCCGAGGAAACCAAAAAACGCTGTTTTGGAGAGGAACATAAATTGGGCCACCATAGCCATTCCCTTTTTTGGCCTTATTTTCATCACCATAGGTTTTATTGGTTTTAAATATTGGGATTTACTTAACAAGACACAAGAATCTGTAAAAAGAGAAGACCTATCATGA
- the prxU gene encoding thioredoxin-dependent peroxiredoxin (Most members of this family contain a selenocysteine.): protein MGEEIKVGCARPTGGPVGEKVPEQTPERENIKREVINMIQVGKKAPDFMAPAYHKGKFVNVKLSDYLGKWVLLCFYPGDFTFVUATEISAVAEKYPEFQKLGVEILSMSIDSIFVHKMWDDYELSKMVDGGVPFAMLSDAGGRVGKVYGIYDEDAGVETRGRFIIDPDGVIQGFEVLTPPVGRNVNESLRQIQAFQLIRESKGTEATPSGWRPGKMTLKPGPDLVGNVWKVWKTEMAFD from the coding sequence ATGGGGGAAGAGATAAAGGTAGGATGTGCTCGTCCCACAGGCGGGCCAGTGGGAGAAAAAGTTCCTGAACAAACACCTGAAAGAGAAAATATAAAAAGGGAGGTAATAAATATGATACAGGTCGGAAAAAAGGCACCGGATTTTATGGCGCCAGCTTATCATAAAGGTAAATTTGTCAATGTAAAATTATCAGATTATTTAGGAAAATGGGTTCTTCTTTGCTTTTATCCAGGTGATTTCACATTTGTCTGAGCCACTGAAATTTCAGCAGTTGCTGAAAAATACCCTGAATTCCAGAAATTAGGAGTAGAGATTTTATCTATGAGCATTGACAGTATATTTGTCCACAAAATGTGGGATGATTATGAATTATCGAAAATGGTAGACGGAGGTGTTCCATTTGCCATGCTGTCTGATGCAGGTGGACGAGTAGGAAAGGTTTACGGTATTTATGATGAGGATGCCGGCGTGGAGACACGTGGAAGATTTATTATCGATCCTGATGGAGTAATTCAAGGGTTTGAGGTATTAACGCCACCAGTAGGGAGAAATGTGAATGAATCATTACGTCAAATACAGGCATTTCAGCTTATTCGAGAATCCAAAGGAACAGAAGCCACGCCATCTGGCTGGAGACCAGGCAAAATGACACTTAAACCTGGACCTGATCTGGTCGGTAATGTGTGGAAAGTATGGAAAACAGAAATGGCGTTTGATTAA